A genomic window from Planctomycetota bacterium includes:
- a CDS encoding FliA/WhiG family RNA polymerase sigma factor: MPVMEDGMATVALEDIVVVWEAFKADPNNQDLRNRLVEQYLPLVKYNGERIWSRLPEGVELDDLTSAGVFGLMDAIDAFDMTRGVKFETYCVPRIRGAMLDELRTMDWVPRLVRSKASKLNEAVKTLETKLGRQPSEAELSSHMGINVAELERMMLEANAVGLISLNKKWYETDSYKDVREIDILEDKKGEDPTRRIQKGDLMRLVTKGLNRNERLIIILYYYEELTMKEIGATLDLSESRVSQMHSSIVQRLQQQLGRRRPEFGT, from the coding sequence ATGCCCGTCATGGAGGATGGAATGGCCACGGTCGCTCTCGAAGATATCGTCGTCGTGTGGGAAGCGTTCAAAGCCGACCCCAATAATCAAGACCTGCGCAATCGGCTGGTCGAGCAATATCTGCCGCTGGTGAAATACAACGGCGAGCGCATTTGGTCGCGGCTGCCCGAGGGAGTCGAACTCGACGACCTGACCAGCGCTGGCGTGTTTGGGCTGATGGACGCCATCGACGCGTTCGACATGACGCGCGGCGTCAAGTTCGAGACCTACTGCGTCCCGCGTATCCGCGGCGCCATGCTCGACGAGCTGCGCACGATGGACTGGGTGCCTCGCCTGGTCCGCTCGAAGGCCAGCAAGTTGAACGAAGCCGTCAAGACGCTCGAAACCAAGCTCGGCCGCCAGCCGAGCGAAGCCGAGCTGTCGTCGCACATGGGCATCAACGTGGCGGAGCTCGAGCGGATGATGCTCGAAGCCAATGCCGTCGGCCTGATCAGCTTGAACAAGAAGTGGTACGAGACCGACAGCTACAAGGATGTCCGCGAGATCGACATCCTCGAGGACAAAAAGGGGGAAGACCCCACGCGGCGGATCCAGAAGGGTGACTTAATGCGGCTGGTGACCAAGGGGCTCAATCGCAACGAGCGCCTGATCATCATCCTGTACTATTATGAAGAGCTGACGATGAAGGAGATCGGCGCGACGCTCGATCTGTCCGAAAGCCGCGTCAGCCAGATGCACAGCTCGATCGTGCAGCGCTTACAACAGCAACTCGGCCGCCGCCGGCCCGAGTTCGGCACGTAA
- a CDS encoding redoxin domain-containing protein has protein sequence MHRRLFQFVCTAALIGSLPAFALAAEGATAGDAKPVATAPAASAAPLPGHSAHGAAFDDGPRQAAHLIPGCGNVSIQVTTKSPEAQQFFNQGLGQLHGFWYFEAERSFRQAAQLDPDCAMAYWGMALANINNAKRARQFIEQATKRRAKASPREQAWIDAWATYYREPPAAKADKPKEASPAVAKPVPATTGDKPATPAKPAAPAASAVAAKANPPAKPDATKAQETERRRKLVRALEDITFDYPDEVEAKAQLAVLIWQNREHNLPISSHRAVDALLGEVFATVPNHPAHHYRIHLWDDEKPLRAVKSAAQCGQAAPAIAHMWHMPGHTYSKLHRYRDAAWQQEAATRTDHAYMIANRVMPDEIHNYAHNQEWLIRTLGLLGRAHQGVALAKNMTELPRHPRYNTASKGKGSASFGRTRLIETLSTFELWDELIALADTPYLEKRDERADELPRVRALGTAYYLTGKREQGDTQLRTLETWLAEEKKPKSTDKKDDKTAAAKQPDEKKPADAKNAVADKKTDDGKNASKLVTDLERAIDELRGHRATSEEQWDEALKHLERAKVSREVLSRANLAAGKRDEAEKLARQAATADKDQAYPRANLVDVLNRLEKHDEAAKELAELRRVGGKMDLDLPVIARIASVIAREKLSGDWRTKPTDATDVGVRPQLDSLGPVTWTPPAAPKLGEFTTAEGKKLRWDDYRGKPVVLVFYLGKSCLHCVEQLKKFAPAAGKFRDAGIELLGVSTDGPEALETSWTSFASDGEFPFPLVSDAGMERFKAYGAYDDFERVPLHATVVVDGRGRIVWQDIGAEPFTDVDFVLKEARRQLSFPRP, from the coding sequence ATGCATCGCCGCTTGTTCCAGTTCGTTTGCACTGCCGCGCTGATCGGCTCGCTGCCGGCCTTCGCCCTTGCCGCCGAAGGTGCGACGGCTGGCGATGCCAAGCCGGTGGCCACCGCACCTGCGGCGTCGGCCGCGCCGCTGCCGGGTCACTCGGCTCACGGGGCGGCGTTCGACGATGGCCCGCGGCAAGCGGCGCACTTGATCCCCGGCTGTGGCAACGTCTCGATCCAGGTCACGACCAAGTCTCCCGAGGCGCAGCAGTTCTTCAATCAAGGGCTTGGCCAGTTGCACGGCTTCTGGTACTTCGAAGCCGAGCGCTCGTTCCGGCAGGCGGCCCAGTTGGACCCGGACTGCGCGATGGCCTATTGGGGGATGGCGCTGGCGAATATCAACAACGCGAAGCGGGCCAGGCAGTTCATCGAGCAAGCGACCAAACGCCGCGCGAAAGCTTCGCCGCGCGAGCAAGCCTGGATCGACGCCTGGGCCACGTACTATCGCGAACCGCCCGCCGCCAAGGCCGACAAACCCAAGGAAGCCTCGCCAGCCGTTGCGAAGCCAGTCCCCGCGACGACGGGCGACAAACCTGCCACGCCGGCGAAACCCGCCGCTCCTGCGGCATCGGCCGTCGCGGCCAAGGCGAATCCACCGGCCAAGCCCGACGCGACCAAGGCCCAGGAGACTGAACGCCGTCGCAAGCTGGTCCGCGCGCTCGAGGACATAACCTTTGACTATCCCGACGAGGTCGAGGCCAAGGCGCAGCTCGCCGTGTTGATTTGGCAGAACCGCGAGCACAACTTGCCGATCAGCAGCCACCGGGCCGTCGATGCGCTGCTGGGCGAAGTGTTCGCCACGGTGCCCAATCACCCGGCCCACCATTATCGGATTCACCTGTGGGACGACGAGAAGCCGCTGCGCGCCGTGAAGTCGGCGGCCCAGTGTGGGCAAGCCGCGCCGGCCATCGCCCACATGTGGCACATGCCAGGGCACACCTACTCGAAGTTGCACCGCTACCGCGACGCGGCCTGGCAGCAGGAAGCGGCTACGCGAACCGATCACGCCTACATGATTGCCAATCGGGTCATGCCCGACGAGATTCACAACTATGCTCACAACCAGGAATGGTTGATCCGCACGCTGGGGCTGTTGGGCCGAGCCCATCAAGGGGTCGCGCTGGCCAAGAACATGACCGAACTGCCGCGTCATCCGCGGTATAACACGGCCAGCAAAGGGAAGGGGAGTGCCAGCTTCGGCCGGACGCGCTTGATTGAAACCCTGTCGACGTTCGAGCTGTGGGACGAGCTGATCGCGCTGGCCGACACGCCTTATTTGGAAAAGCGGGACGAGCGGGCCGACGAGTTGCCGCGCGTCCGGGCGCTGGGGACGGCGTACTACTTGACGGGCAAGCGCGAGCAAGGAGACACGCAACTCCGAACGCTCGAAACCTGGCTTGCCGAAGAGAAGAAGCCCAAGTCAACCGACAAGAAGGACGACAAGACCGCCGCCGCCAAGCAGCCCGACGAGAAGAAGCCAGCCGACGCTAAGAACGCCGTCGCCGACAAGAAGACCGACGACGGCAAGAACGCGTCGAAGCTGGTCACCGACCTGGAACGGGCGATCGACGAGCTGCGCGGCCACCGCGCCACCAGCGAAGAGCAATGGGACGAAGCGCTCAAGCACTTGGAACGGGCCAAGGTCAGCCGCGAAGTTCTGAGTCGAGCCAACCTCGCCGCCGGCAAACGCGACGAAGCCGAGAAGCTCGCTCGCCAGGCAGCTACGGCCGACAAGGATCAGGCCTATCCGCGGGCCAATCTGGTCGATGTGCTGAATCGGCTCGAAAAGCACGACGAGGCGGCCAAGGAACTGGCCGAGCTGCGTCGCGTCGGCGGTAAGATGGACCTGGACTTGCCGGTCATCGCGCGGATTGCGTCGGTAATCGCGCGCGAGAAACTGTCGGGCGACTGGCGGACCAAGCCAACCGACGCGACCGACGTTGGCGTGCGCCCTCAGCTCGACAGCCTGGGCCCGGTGACGTGGACACCGCCAGCCGCGCCAAAGCTGGGCGAGTTCACCACGGCCGAGGGGAAAAAGCTCCGCTGGGACGATTACCGTGGCAAGCCGGTCGTGCTGGTGTTCTACCTGGGCAAGAGTTGTTTGCACTGTGTCGAGCAGTTGAAGAAGTTCGCCCCGGCGGCGGGCAAGTTCCGCGACGCCGGCATCGAGTTGTTGGGCGTCAGCACCGATGGGCCCGAGGCACTGGAAACGTCCTGGACCAGCTTTGCGAGCGACGGCGAGTTTCCGTTCCCGCTGGTCTCGGACGCCGGCATGGAACGGTTCAAGGCTTATGGGGCGTACGACGATTTCGAGCGCGTGCCACTGCACGCCACGGTGGTGGTCGATGGCCGCGGGCGGATCGTCTGGCAGGACATCGGCGCCGAGCCGTTCACCGACGTGGACTTCGTGCTGAAAGAAGCTCGGCGGCAATTGAGCTTCCCGCGGCCGTGA
- the panB gene encoding 3-methyl-2-oxobutanoate hydroxymethyltransferase yields MSPSDTRMTVPKFVALKAAGQKITVLTAYDYPLARLLDQAGVDAILVGDSMSMVVQGHDTTLRVTLDEMIYHAEMVGRAVERALTVVDLPFPINHLGPYKAVESAGRVLKETGCQAVKLEGGAEQSEVISAMVAAGIPVMAHVGLRPQSVHVLGGYKVQRDVERLMADARAAEAAGAFGIVLECIPAELAASITKTLQIPTIGIGAGANCDGQVLVSYDMLGLTGGHVPRFVRQYANLKQDVIDAAARFRDDVRNGKFPGPNESFS; encoded by the coding sequence ATGAGCCCTTCCGACACACGCATGACGGTCCCCAAGTTCGTCGCCCTCAAAGCCGCCGGACAAAAGATCACCGTCCTGACGGCCTATGACTATCCGCTGGCCCGACTGCTCGATCAGGCCGGCGTCGACGCGATCTTGGTTGGGGACAGTATGTCGATGGTCGTGCAAGGGCACGACACCACGCTGCGGGTGACGCTCGACGAGATGATCTACCACGCCGAGATGGTGGGGCGCGCGGTCGAGCGGGCGCTGACCGTGGTCGATCTGCCGTTTCCGATCAATCACCTGGGACCGTACAAGGCGGTCGAGAGCGCGGGCCGAGTGCTGAAAGAAACCGGCTGCCAGGCCGTCAAACTCGAAGGGGGCGCCGAGCAGTCCGAAGTCATCAGCGCCATGGTCGCGGCCGGCATTCCAGTGATGGCTCACGTCGGCTTGCGCCCGCAAAGCGTGCATGTGCTGGGTGGTTACAAGGTCCAGCGCGACGTCGAGCGCTTGATGGCCGACGCCCGAGCGGCCGAGGCGGCCGGCGCGTTCGGCATTGTGCTCGAATGTATTCCGGCCGAGTTGGCAGCCTCGATCACCAAGACGTTGCAGATACCGACCATTGGCATCGGCGCCGGCGCGAACTGCGACGGCCAGGTGCTGGTCTCGTACGACATGCTCGGCCTGACCGGCGGTCACGTGCCGCGCTTCGTGCGACAGTACGCCAACCTGAAGCAAGACGTCATCGACGCAGCCGCGCGCTTTCGCGACGACGTCCGCAACGGCAAGTTCCCCGGTCCCAACGAAAGCTTTTCGTAA
- a CDS encoding thioredoxin family protein, translating to MLSVGNTNYDTALEAAEKSGKPLVVLVGADWCPGCRTMKQTSIPQLQKQGGLDRVAFATVNTDQQSSLANRLTGGGSIPQLVMYSRDGEKWQRRVLIGAHSPREIERFIGQALPKTANEASE from the coding sequence ATGTTGTCAGTCGGAAACACTAACTACGACACCGCTCTGGAAGCGGCCGAAAAGTCCGGCAAGCCGTTGGTTGTACTCGTCGGGGCCGATTGGTGCCCGGGCTGCCGAACCATGAAGCAAACGTCGATTCCACAGTTGCAGAAGCAAGGGGGCTTGGACCGCGTGGCTTTCGCCACGGTGAACACCGACCAGCAGAGCTCGCTGGCCAATCGGCTCACCGGCGGCGGCAGCATTCCGCAATTGGTGATGTACAGCCGTGACGGCGAAAAGTGGCAGCGCCGCGTCCTGATCGGCGCCCACAGCCCACGGGAAATCGAGCGCTTCATCGGCCAGGCATTGCCCAAGACCGCCAACGAAGCCAGCGAATAG
- a CDS encoding tyrosine-protein phosphatase, translating to MASRWTGKQLSIWAVIGIVALGTGWGLQLALARYHLKRFQEVHAGVFYRVAQPTEWGLRHLIEDYHVRTVVSLQLYDYRLHEGLVDPFGPSGQQESDWVASLGARMVQWPMGDEACWPWPTPWEYEAFFRLMDDPDNLPVAIHCMGGRHRTGTLAALFRMEYDRWSAEDALAEMHSFSFDECVQVQQANLRTYLPRPHPSEKEWQALAEHFAPVIGEPKPTQYEELIRRLRAKRGDADTMNAVSHYQGSHGPFAIPLAQRLADGPTDLIGRSAAHQGAKLIESHEATDAEYQMAAALVADYGTPEDQQRLLETLRAEVRAGGPVTRRYAALVAGLGNRFTQNRIPYLAVLLADERPRVEKPAQAWRYCDVAVARIAAIVDRDFLEGSDRQAWDASRQLAQAWLNDHPRVTQLAQLTPPTGHKLVKAGDGTQQEDLTRLK from the coding sequence ATGGCATCGCGCTGGACTGGAAAACAACTATCGATTTGGGCCGTTATCGGCATCGTCGCGCTCGGCACCGGCTGGGGGCTGCAACTAGCGTTGGCGCGCTATCACCTGAAGCGGTTCCAGGAAGTCCATGCCGGCGTGTTCTACCGCGTGGCCCAGCCGACCGAGTGGGGCCTGCGCCATCTGATCGAAGATTATCACGTGCGAACCGTGGTCAGCCTGCAGCTTTACGACTACCGACTGCACGAAGGGCTGGTCGATCCGTTCGGTCCCAGCGGCCAGCAGGAGTCCGATTGGGTTGCCAGCTTGGGCGCGCGGATGGTGCAATGGCCGATGGGGGACGAAGCGTGCTGGCCCTGGCCCACGCCCTGGGAATACGAAGCCTTCTTCCGCCTCATGGACGACCCCGACAATTTGCCGGTGGCGATCCATTGCATGGGTGGCCGGCATCGCACCGGGACGCTGGCCGCGCTGTTCCGCATGGAATATGACCGCTGGAGCGCCGAAGACGCGCTGGCCGAGATGCACAGTTTCAGCTTCGACGAATGCGTGCAGGTCCAGCAAGCGAATCTGCGGACCTACTTGCCCCGGCCGCACCCGAGCGAAAAGGAGTGGCAGGCGCTGGCCGAGCATTTTGCCCCGGTGATCGGCGAGCCCAAGCCGACGCAATATGAAGAGCTGATCCGCCGACTGCGCGCCAAGCGGGGTGACGCCGACACGATGAACGCCGTGTCACATTACCAGGGTTCACACGGCCCATTTGCGATTCCGTTGGCCCAGCGGCTGGCCGATGGGCCTACTGATCTGATCGGGCGCAGCGCAGCGCACCAGGGCGCCAAGCTCATCGAATCTCACGAGGCAACCGACGCCGAATACCAGATGGCCGCCGCCCTGGTTGCCGACTATGGCACGCCCGAGGATCAACAACGCTTGCTCGAAACCCTGCGGGCCGAGGTGCGCGCCGGCGGGCCGGTTACGCGTCGCTACGCGGCACTGGTCGCCGGACTGGGGAACCGGTTCACTCAGAATCGGATTCCGTATCTGGCCGTCCTGTTGGCTGACGAGCGCCCGCGGGTCGAGAAGCCGGCCCAGGCGTGGCGTTACTGCGATGTGGCGGTGGCGCGGATCGCGGCCATCGTCGACCGCGACTTCCTGGAAGGGAGCGACCGGCAGGCCTGGGACGCCTCGCGCCAGTTGGCGCAGGCCTGGCTGAACGATCACCCCCGGGTGACGCAGCTTGCGCAGTTGACGCCCCCCACCGGCCACAAGCTGGTCAAAGCCGGCGACGGTACCCAGCAGGAAGACCTGACTCGGCTCAAATAA
- a CDS encoding Gfo/Idh/MocA family oxidoreductase, producing the protein MKLRVGLVGLGTAWESRHRPALRTLGDRFEVRAVCDPVVHRAEQAAREWNAETVDGFRALAQRPDVDVVMILAPQWFGYLPVLAACDAGKAVYCINSLELDIEQARQFKQRVEQSGVAFMTELPRRQMPATLRLKELIATRLGQPRLLFCHARVAAEPTPAAKLANTSPLHDLVELVDWCRYVVGHEPTSVLGLRHAAAANPTEDDYQMMSLDFSEPACGPGTSATAQISCGRYMPSAWQEAMAYRPPAALQVACENGIAFIDLPSTLVWFDGAGRHQESLDNERPVGEQLLSQFYRHVTSLIRSTSSLEDAYRALAVVLQARASHAHGRRETLEF; encoded by the coding sequence ATGAAACTGCGGGTAGGTCTGGTCGGATTGGGAACCGCCTGGGAATCGCGTCACCGGCCCGCCTTGCGCACGCTGGGGGACCGCTTCGAGGTCCGTGCCGTGTGCGATCCGGTCGTCCATCGGGCCGAGCAAGCGGCGCGCGAATGGAACGCCGAGACCGTCGACGGGTTCCGCGCCTTGGCGCAGCGACCCGACGTTGATGTCGTCATGATCCTGGCGCCGCAATGGTTCGGCTATCTGCCGGTACTGGCGGCCTGTGACGCCGGCAAGGCGGTCTACTGCATCAACAGCCTGGAACTCGACATCGAACAGGCCCGGCAGTTCAAGCAACGGGTCGAACAATCGGGCGTGGCGTTCATGACCGAGCTGCCGCGGCGGCAAATGCCCGCCACGTTGCGGCTGAAAGAGCTGATTGCCACCCGGCTAGGACAGCCGCGGTTGCTGTTCTGTCACGCCCGAGTGGCGGCCGAACCGACACCGGCGGCCAAGCTGGCCAACACGTCGCCGCTGCACGATCTAGTCGAACTAGTCGATTGGTGCCGATACGTTGTGGGACACGAGCCGACCAGCGTGCTCGGCCTGCGTCACGCCGCGGCCGCGAATCCGACCGAAGACGACTACCAGATGATGAGCCTGGACTTCTCGGAGCCGGCCTGCGGCCCGGGAACCTCGGCCACGGCCCAGATCAGTTGCGGCCGATACATGCCGTCGGCTTGGCAAGAGGCGATGGCTTACCGCCCGCCGGCCGCGCTGCAGGTGGCCTGTGAGAACGGGATCGCGTTCATCGATCTGCCGTCCACGCTAGTCTGGTTCGACGGCGCGGGGCGTCATCAGGAATCACTCGACAACGAACGCCCGGTCGGCGAACAACTGCTGAGCCAGTTCTATCGCCACGTCACCAGCCTGATCCGCAGTACGTCGAGCCTGGAGGACGCCTACCGGGCGCTAGCCGTCGTGCTACAAGCCCGCGCCAGCCACGCTCACGGGCGCCGCGAGACGCTCGAATTCTGA